From the genome of Streptomyces sp. NBC_01317, one region includes:
- a CDS encoding acyl-CoA dehydrogenase family protein: MDFAFDTRTEELRERLLAFMDAYVYPAEDVAREQRERLASPWDTPAVVGELKAEARRQGLWNLFLPDAEHGAGLTNLQYAPLAEITGRSPDLAPTALNCAAPDTGNMEVLAQFGSERQKKQWLEPLLAGEIRSAFAMTEPEVASSDATNVRTSIERDGDDYVVTGRKWYISGAMNPDCAVFIVMGKTAPDGADVRRQQSMILVPRDTPGVEVRRAMRVYGYEDHAHGGHAEVVFDHVRVPASYLVGEEGGGFAIAQARLGPGRIHHCMRLIGMAERAIELMCRRAVSRTAFGRPLAEQGVVRNWIADARVTVEQLRLLVLKTAWLMDTVGNRGAHTEIQAIKIATPRAVVDILDRAVQLHGAGGVSQDFPLAELWAGARTLRLADGPDEVHQRSLSRRELSRYA; the protein is encoded by the coding sequence ATGGACTTCGCATTCGACACCCGTACGGAAGAGCTGCGCGAGCGGCTGCTCGCTTTCATGGACGCGTACGTCTATCCGGCCGAGGATGTCGCGCGGGAGCAGCGGGAACGGCTGGCGAGCCCCTGGGACACGCCGGCGGTGGTGGGCGAGCTGAAGGCGGAGGCGCGCCGGCAGGGGCTGTGGAACCTCTTCCTGCCGGACGCGGAGCACGGCGCGGGGCTCACCAACCTCCAGTACGCGCCGCTCGCGGAGATCACCGGGCGCTCACCGGACCTGGCGCCGACCGCGCTGAACTGCGCGGCGCCCGACACCGGGAACATGGAGGTGCTCGCGCAGTTCGGTTCGGAGCGGCAGAAGAAGCAGTGGCTGGAGCCGCTGCTGGCGGGCGAGATCCGCTCCGCGTTCGCGATGACGGAGCCCGAGGTCGCCTCCTCGGACGCGACGAACGTACGGACCAGTATCGAGCGGGACGGGGACGACTACGTCGTCACGGGCCGCAAGTGGTACATCTCCGGGGCGATGAACCCGGACTGCGCGGTCTTCATCGTGATGGGCAAGACCGCCCCGGACGGCGCGGACGTCCGCCGCCAGCAGTCGATGATCCTCGTCCCGCGCGACACGCCCGGGGTCGAGGTGCGGCGGGCGATGCGGGTGTACGGGTACGAGGACCACGCGCACGGCGGCCATGCGGAGGTCGTCTTCGACCACGTACGCGTGCCCGCGTCGTACCTGGTCGGCGAGGAGGGCGGCGGGTTCGCGATCGCGCAGGCCAGGCTCGGGCCAGGCCGGATCCACCACTGCATGCGGCTGATCGGCATGGCGGAGCGGGCGATCGAGCTGATGTGCCGGCGCGCGGTGTCCCGTACCGCCTTCGGGCGTCCGCTCGCCGAGCAGGGGGTGGTGCGGAACTGGATCGCGGACGCCCGGGTGACGGTCGAGCAGCTGCGGCTGCTGGTGCTCAAGACGGCGTGGCTGATGGACACGGTGGGCAATCGCGGGGCGCACACGGAGATCCAGGCGATCAAGATCGCGACGCCGCGGGCGGTGGTCGACATCCTGGACCGGGCGGTGCAGCTGCACGGGGCGGGTGGGGTGAGCCAGGACTTTCCGCTGGCGGAGCTTTGGGCGGGGGCGCGGACGTTGCGGCTGGCGGACGGGCCGGACGAGGTGCATCAGCGGTCGCTGTCTCGGCGGGAGCTGTCGCGGTACGCGTGA
- a CDS encoding phosphotransferase family protein: protein MSPVPPGLDPEKLRAHLDRARPGLVSGPLDARLIEGGRSNLTYTVTDGTGSWVVRRPPLGHVLATAHDMKREYRVISALHPTNVPVPEPLLYCADESVLGAPFYVMEHVAGTPYRTAEQLAPLGPARTRAAVLSLVDTLVDLHAVDPEAVGLGDFGRPEGFLDRQLRRWGKQLAASRDRELAGIDELQAALGRALPHSPEPTVIHGDFRLDNVLIGEGDRINAVLDWEMSTLGDPLTDLGLLVMYSARLEVTGSPISTTAGAAGHPEPAELVERYAARSGRDTGALAWYTAFAWFKLAVILEGIHYRYTLGQTVGPGFDRIGTLVPVFIQHGLTTLQEG, encoded by the coding sequence ATGAGCCCAGTCCCGCCAGGACTCGACCCGGAGAAGCTGCGCGCCCACCTGGACCGCGCGCGACCGGGGCTGGTGAGCGGACCTCTCGACGCACGGCTGATCGAGGGCGGCCGGTCCAATCTCACCTACACCGTCACGGACGGGACGGGCAGCTGGGTGGTCCGCAGGCCCCCGCTCGGCCATGTCCTGGCCACCGCGCACGACATGAAGCGGGAGTACCGCGTGATCAGCGCGCTGCACCCGACAAACGTGCCCGTCCCGGAACCGCTGCTGTACTGCGCGGACGAATCCGTCCTCGGCGCCCCCTTCTACGTCATGGAGCACGTGGCGGGCACGCCGTACCGTACGGCCGAACAGCTCGCCCCGCTCGGCCCCGCGCGCACCCGCGCGGCGGTCCTCTCCCTGGTGGACACCCTGGTCGACCTGCACGCCGTCGACCCCGAGGCCGTCGGCCTGGGGGACTTCGGGCGCCCCGAGGGCTTCCTCGACCGGCAACTGCGCCGCTGGGGCAAGCAGTTGGCGGCCTCCCGGGACCGGGAGCTGGCCGGCATCGACGAACTCCAGGCCGCCCTCGGCCGCGCGCTGCCCCACTCCCCCGAACCCACCGTGATCCACGGCGACTTCCGGCTCGACAACGTCCTGATCGGCGAGGGCGACCGGATCAACGCCGTCCTCGACTGGGAGATGTCCACGCTCGGCGATCCGCTGACGGACCTGGGCCTGCTGGTGATGTACAGCGCGCGCCTGGAGGTGACCGGCTCGCCCATCAGCACGACGGCGGGCGCGGCCGGGCACCCGGAGCCGGCCGAACTGGTCGAGCGGTACGCCGCCCGCTCCGGCCGCGACACCGGCGCCCTCGCCTGGTACACGGCGTTCGCGTGGTTCAAGCTCGCCGTGATCCTGGAGGGCATCCACTACCGCTACACCCTCGGACAGACCGTCGGACCCGGCTTCGACCGGATCGGCACGCTCGTCCCCGTCTTCATCCAGCACGGCCTCACCACCCTCCAGGAAGGCTGA
- a CDS encoding glucarate dehydratase family protein has protein sequence MNTALLIDEVRLTPILIADPPLLNTQGVHQPYTPRLIVEVVTRGGVTGIGETYGDGKYLELAEPLARALPGRSVSDVNGLFALADAVCGDPDTTDARVDAGGLRGVQTADKLRLSVVSGFEVACLDALGKRLGLPVHALLGGKVRDSVEYSAYLFYRWAEHPGGGAEDDWDAALDPAGVVAQARRFARDHGFSSFKLKGGVFEPEQEIAAVRALAEAFPGQPLRLDPNGAWSVPTSLYVAERLADVLEYLEDPASGTDLMAQVSAGTSVPLATNMCVTTVPEIAGAFASDAVQVVLSDHHYWGGLHRTRELAAVCRTFGVGLSMHSNTHLGISLAAMTHVAATVPNLDYACDSHYPWQTEDVITARHTFRDGRLDVSDAPGLGVELDREKLAVLHRRWLDDDGRMRERDDAAAMREADPGWKTPSIPRW, from the coding sequence ATGAATACCGCGCTGCTCATCGACGAGGTCCGGCTCACCCCCATCCTCATCGCCGACCCACCGCTGCTGAACACGCAGGGCGTCCACCAGCCCTACACCCCCCGGCTCATCGTGGAGGTCGTCACGCGCGGCGGCGTCACGGGAATCGGCGAGACGTACGGCGACGGCAAGTACCTGGAGCTGGCGGAGCCGCTGGCGCGGGCCCTCCCGGGCCGTTCGGTCAGCGATGTGAACGGGCTCTTCGCCCTGGCCGACGCGGTGTGCGGCGACCCGGACACCACGGACGCGCGGGTGGATGCGGGCGGGCTGCGCGGGGTGCAGACCGCCGACAAGCTCCGCCTCTCCGTCGTCTCCGGCTTCGAGGTCGCCTGTCTGGACGCCCTGGGCAAGAGGCTGGGCCTGCCCGTGCACGCGCTGCTCGGCGGCAAGGTACGCGACTCCGTCGAGTACAGCGCGTACCTCTTCTACCGCTGGGCGGAGCACCCCGGCGGCGGCGCCGAGGACGACTGGGACGCGGCCCTCGACCCGGCCGGTGTGGTCGCCCAGGCACGGCGCTTCGCCCGCGACCACGGCTTCTCGTCGTTCAAGCTCAAGGGCGGCGTGTTCGAGCCCGAGCAGGAGATCGCGGCCGTCCGGGCGCTCGCGGAGGCGTTCCCCGGGCAGCCCCTGCGGCTCGACCCCAACGGCGCCTGGTCCGTACCGACTTCGCTGTACGTCGCCGAGCGGCTGGCGGACGTCCTCGAATACCTGGAGGACCCGGCGAGCGGCACGGACCTGATGGCCCAGGTGTCGGCGGGCACGTCCGTGCCGCTGGCCACCAACATGTGCGTCACGACCGTCCCCGAGATCGCCGGGGCCTTCGCCTCGGACGCCGTGCAGGTCGTGCTCTCCGACCACCACTACTGGGGCGGACTGCACCGGACGCGCGAACTCGCCGCCGTCTGCCGCACGTTCGGCGTGGGCCTGTCGATGCACTCCAACACCCACCTCGGGATCAGCCTGGCCGCGATGACCCACGTCGCCGCCACCGTCCCGAACCTCGACTACGCCTGCGACAGCCACTACCCCTGGCAGACCGAGGACGTCATCACCGCCCGGCACACCTTCCGGGACGGCCGGCTCGACGTCTCCGACGCGCCGGGCCTCGGCGTGGAGCTGGACCGAGAGAAGCTCGCTGTCCTGCACCGGCGGTGGCTGGACGACGACGGCAGGATGCGGGAGCGGGACGACGCGGCGGCGATGCGCGAGGCGGACCCGGGGTGGAAGACCCCCTCGATCCCGCGCTGGTGA
- a CDS encoding winged helix-turn-helix transcriptional regulator — protein sequence MDRLLADCRARLAFDLLGNTWNPVVLLALAEGPRRPGELRTEIGGISTKVLVETLRRLEGYALVERIAYVRSPPRVEYALTPLGRSLLEPIGALGRWSAEYGDAFVAAQGWDD from the coding sequence GTGGACAGGCTGCTCGCGGACTGCCGGGCGAGGCTCGCTTTCGACCTGCTGGGGAACACCTGGAACCCCGTCGTGCTCCTCGCGCTGGCCGAAGGGCCGCGCCGGCCCGGGGAGTTGCGTACGGAGATCGGCGGGATCAGCACCAAGGTCCTGGTCGAGACGCTGCGCCGGCTGGAGGGGTACGCGCTGGTCGAGCGCATCGCGTACGTACGGTCCCCGCCGCGTGTCGAGTACGCGCTGACCCCGCTCGGCAGGAGCCTGCTGGAGCCGATCGGAGCGCTGGGGCGCTGGTCGGCGGAGTACGGGGACGCGTTTGTCGCGGCGCAGGGCTGGGACGACTGA